In one window of Mercurialis annua linkage group LG4, ddMerAnnu1.2, whole genome shotgun sequence DNA:
- the LOC126678330 gene encoding uncharacterized protein LOC126678330, which translates to MTTRQQQLTNFLRTWSRTWLTIDLEMHSLLGIKRLGGFLSHRKQCFIRNLLGKLKLSFIDLLEQKKDHIDAFLVRKLWPILDFDFDFVPSTGASGGLLLIWNSARLNNISVMKGDRWICLEFFFNSHYIQHILIYASNLASKISSLWAVLLPLTCFSDMVFITGEFNKILTSKERLNCVGFSASMLALQNFLNESKLIDLPLQGHTFTWRNSYSKSRIDRIFAFILAANTWSSLSLFALPNRYFDHAPLLLQSDLKIE; encoded by the exons ATGACCACAAGGCAACAACAGTTAACCAACTTCTTAAGAACTTGGAGCAGGACTTGGCTAACCATAGATCTTGAGATGCACTCTCTTCTAGGTATTAAACGATT GGGTGGTTTTCTTAGCCATCGCAAGCAATGTTTCATTCGTAATTTGCTAGGAAAACTCAAGCTCTCTTTTATTGATTTgctagaacaaaaaaaagatcATATCGATGCTTTTCTTGTCAGAAAGCTTTGGCCGATTTTGGACTtcgattttgattttgttcccTCTACTGGGGCCTCGGGTGGTCTTTTGCTGATTTGGAATTCTGCTCGTTTGAATAATATTTCAGTAATGAAAGGTGACCGTTGGATTTGCTTGGAATTCTTCTTTAACTCCCATTATATTCAACATATTCTCATTTACGCTAGTAATTTAGCTTCGAAAATATCTTCTTTATGGGCTGTACTACTTCCTCTTACCTGCTTCTCCGATATGGTCTTTATTACCGgtgaattcaataaaattttaacttcTAAAGAGCGCTTGAATTGTGTGGGTTTCTCTGCTTCCATGCTAGCTCTTCAGAATTTTCTTAACGAATCAAAATTAATAGACCTTCCGCTTCAAGGTCATACATTCACCTGGAGAAATTCTTACTCTAAATCTAGAATAGATAGAATCTTTGCATTTATTTTAGCAGCTAATACTTGGAGTTCTCTTTCTTTATTTGCTTTGCCTAACAGATATTTTGACCATGCTCCTTTGTTGTTGCAATCAGACTTAAAAATTGAATAA